One Pullulanibacillus sp. KACC 23026 DNA segment encodes these proteins:
- a CDS encoding amino acid ABC transporter permease — protein sequence MSEHTAHVIHILITSFWPILKAGLEFTVPLTLITFLLGLILGFFTAMARISEIKLLKGLASFYVWIIRGTPLLVQLFILFYGLPSVGITLNPFTSAIIGFTLNMGAYNSEIIRAAIQSINKGQWEAAFSIGMTKWQAMRRIIIPQASRVSVPPLGNSFVSLVKDTSLAATITVTELFQKGQQIAAVTYEPLWLYIEVAFIYLILCTILNYYQSTLEERLSKFTAKN from the coding sequence ATGTCTGAACATACAGCACATGTTATTCACATTTTAATCACGTCATTTTGGCCTATATTAAAAGCGGGATTGGAATTTACGGTCCCGCTTACCCTTATTACTTTTTTACTTGGTCTTATATTAGGCTTCTTTACCGCAATGGCTCGTATTTCTGAAATAAAACTATTAAAGGGCCTTGCCTCTTTTTATGTGTGGATCATCCGAGGGACACCGCTTCTTGTCCAACTGTTTATTTTATTTTACGGTTTACCAAGTGTCGGGATCACCCTTAATCCTTTTACGTCCGCCATAATTGGCTTTACATTAAATATGGGGGCTTATAATTCTGAGATCATACGAGCGGCTATTCAATCCATCAATAAAGGCCAATGGGAAGCGGCTTTTTCGATTGGAATGACCAAATGGCAAGCGATGAGGCGGATCATCATACCGCAGGCCTCAAGAGTCTCTGTCCCTCCCCTGGGTAATTCCTTTGTAAGTCTTGTTAAAGATACCTCACTTGCAGCCACTATTACCGTTACAGAGCTTTTTCAAAAGGGGCAGCAAATTGCGGCAGTGACTTATGAACCGCTTTGGCTCTATATTGAAGTCGCGTTTATTTACTTAATCCTTTGTACCATTTTGAATTATTACCAGTCGACATTAGAAGAACGGCTCAGTAAATTTACGGCAAAGAATTGA
- a CDS encoding amino acid ABC transporter substrate-binding protein, which yields MKKSLIFLVTLMVFFSLTACGSGKNKANTTNLYQSIQSKGVITIGTEGTYPPFTYHDSSDKLTGFDVEIAQEVAKRLGVKAKFIETKWDGMLAGLDDKRYDMVANEVGITPDRQKKYLFSRPYIASKAALIVKQDNNTIKTFKDLKGKKVAQSLTSNYYNIAKSYGAVNTQVDGFNQAVDLITSGRVDATVNDSLSYLDMKKQNPNAPIKMVAEQSNAAKSAFLFRKGSTALVQKVNKALADMKKDGTYLKISKKYFGQDVSK from the coding sequence ATGAAGAAAAGTCTGATCTTTCTTGTGACATTAATGGTTTTTTTCTCTCTCACAGCATGCGGGTCTGGCAAAAATAAGGCAAATACAACGAACCTTTATCAATCGATTCAATCAAAAGGAGTTATAACGATCGGGACAGAGGGAACTTATCCGCCTTTTACCTATCATGACTCAAGTGATAAGTTAACCGGTTTTGACGTCGAAATCGCTCAAGAAGTGGCGAAACGTCTCGGAGTAAAAGCGAAATTTATTGAAACCAAATGGGATGGGATGTTGGCGGGCTTAGATGATAAGCGTTACGATATGGTCGCCAATGAAGTAGGAATTACGCCAGATAGACAAAAAAAATATTTGTTTTCCCGTCCTTATATTGCGTCAAAGGCAGCGCTTATTGTCAAACAAGATAATAACACGATTAAAACCTTTAAAGACTTAAAAGGAAAAAAGGTCGCCCAATCCTTAACAAGTAATTACTATAACATTGCTAAGAGCTATGGAGCAGTCAATACTCAAGTGGATGGATTTAATCAGGCTGTTGATCTGATAACATCGGGGCGTGTGGATGCAACGGTCAACGATAGTCTCTCTTATCTAGATATGAAAAAACAGAATCCAAATGCACCGATTAAGATGGTGGCGGAACAGTCAAATGCAGCCAAAAGTGCGTTTCTATTTCGGAAGGGTTCAACAGCGCTTGTTCAGAAAGTCAATAAGGCCCTTGCTGATATGAAAAAAGATGGAACCTACTTGAAGATCTCCAAAAAGTATTTCGGTCAAGACGTCTCAAAATAA